The DNA segment tttacacctacccattgagccttgcggagcactcactcagggtttggagtcggtatctggattaaaaatcccatgcctcgactgggatccgaacccagtaccaaccagcctgtagaccgatggcctaaacacaacgccaccgaggccggtttttcacataaaaaaaacccgtacATGAATACTAAGCCTCGTTACAGCTAAACAGAACGGTTTGCATTCCTGGTGATAAACTAAGACtagtgtcattttaaaaaacaactccTTGGCTGTCACTAAGCTTTAGAATGTACTtaatattccaaataattagccttcaaacgagaaaatgtacaaaaaacaacaagcgaactcttttcgctaactgtatactgctacgTATTGACGACGCCAAGGTTTCAAAGACAATATCGATGACGTCACAACCATTGTTGCTTGTTCTTCCATGGTACTTGCTTGTTAGAAACTAGCATCGGTTCAGGTAACGCCATGTCTTCGGGTACGATCGACTTCGATACGCTGCGAATGGACGATCTCAGGTCGCGATCCAACATTACGGAGCACACGAATCCGAATCAGGAACACGTGGACTATATACGTCTTCTACAAGAAAACAAGAAACTGGAAACCAGCTATCTGTTGTCCGTCGGAATTGCGTGTCATGACGCCAAGTTTAGAAGACGGTTATCAggtaaataattgttttaaagtcgcagacccaagtttcaacctgtgaaaatggacactaagtaaTGGTGCATCTATAAATATGTAACAGGTTTGGATAAAAGTTATAAA comes from the Gigantopelta aegis isolate Gae_Host chromosome 14, Gae_host_genome, whole genome shotgun sequence genome and includes:
- the LOC121389191 gene encoding uncharacterized protein LOC121389191 — its product is MSSGTIDFDTLRMDDLRSRSNITEHTNPNQEHVDYIRLLQENKKLETSYLLSVGIACHDAKFRRRLSALTKLEDTLKKTLTEKCELLKTINKYSRDVEEQDQVRKDLERKVFSLQKVLFHPG